In a genomic window of Methanobrevibacter boviskoreani JH1:
- the cfbD gene encoding Ni-sirohydrochlorin a,c-diamide reductive cyclase catalytic subunit produces MHPRPSPIAAALYTLRDMNVDVIVMHGPKGCCFRTSRLLESDGVRVLTTGMSENDFILGAGEKLEDTLNKAYEMFHPKLMGIVGTCASMIIGEDLEGAAENADLDCTIIPVEVHAGLGEGDNTEGAILVLKRAAEYGVIPEEEAARQIEMLRQATEVEKTRGMAQGKYIKPNFGDNKEKIGNIIVDSIREGRKVAFVLNVKKETSYLFADILNFDYRKINPDNKPLFIGNLDENIGLPRIRSHAVNVKANLKEESNVEFDYITGGLDEYPITANKAEEILKEYDPDLTVVVGVPHALKIENVPGESIAVTDGPRLVEALREDGYDHVVAELDAHSKTLGVDSIVDSDFGMMIRSIIDWQNED; encoded by the coding sequence ATGCATCCACGTCCAAGTCCTATAGCTGCGGCATTATACACATTAAGAGATATGAATGTCGATGTAATTGTAATGCATGGTCCGAAAGGTTGTTGTTTTAGAACAAGCAGACTTCTTGAAAGTGATGGAGTAAGGGTCTTAACGACCGGTATGAGTGAAAACGATTTTATATTAGGTGCAGGTGAGAAACTAGAAGACACCCTAAACAAGGCATATGAGATGTTCCATCCGAAACTCATGGGGATTGTCGGAACATGTGCAAGTATGATTATTGGTGAGGACCTAGAAGGTGCAGCGGAAAATGCAGATCTGGACTGCACAATCATACCTGTCGAGGTACATGCAGGTTTGGGAGAAGGAGACAATACAGAGGGGGCTATATTAGTCCTAAAACGTGCTGCAGAATATGGTGTCATACCTGAGGAGGAGGCAGCAAGACAGATTGAAATGTTAAGGCAGGCAACCGAGGTAGAGAAAACAAGGGGAATGGCCCAGGGCAAATATATAAAACCTAACTTTGGGGACAACAAGGAAAAGATTGGAAATATCATTGTGGACTCCATAAGGGAAGGTAGAAAGGTGGCATTTGTCTTAAATGTTAAGAAAGAAACATCATATCTGTTTGCTGACATTCTAAACTTTGATTATAGAAAGATCAATCCCGATAATAAGCCACTGTTTATCGGAAACCTCGATGAGAACATTGGCCTTCCCAGAATCAGGTCCCATGCCGTAAATGTTAAGGCTAACCTTAAGGAAGAATCCAATGTGGAGTTTGATTATATAACAGGTGGTCTTGATGAATATCCCATAACCGCCAACAAGGCAGAGGAGATTTTAAAGGAATATGATCCGGACTTAACCGTTGTGGTAGGTGTTCCACATGCACTTAAGATAGAGAATGTTCCAGGTGAATCCATTGCAGTTACAGATGGTCCAAGACTTGTGGAGGCCTTAAGGGAGGATGGCTATGACCATGTTGTAGCGGAACTCGATGCCCATTCAAAAACACTTGGTGTGGATTCGATTGTTGATTCCGACTTTGGAATGATGATAAGATCTATTATAGATTGGCAGAATGAGGATTAA